Proteins from a genomic interval of Oncorhynchus kisutch isolate 150728-3 linkage group LG28, Okis_V2, whole genome shotgun sequence:
- the LOC109873181 gene encoding beta-1,4-galactosyltransferase 4 — MGVCPAVSRYFRRWKYMILLLLSVSVLAWIATFAGETVKAIQDTHRSAQTLEDNAEVLRGGMQYSWKTVMQVFSNPLPDTPPPKESCPEKSPLLHGALKLTFKDSLTLKEVESENSGVAEGQYQPPDCLAQQSVAILIPHRNREKHLLYLLHHLHPFLQRQQLHYGIYVIHQAGEVTFNRAKLLNVGYLEALKDYDWDCFVFHDVDLVPENDYNLYKCDQQPKHLVVGRNATGYKLRYKGYFGGVTAMTKDQFHKVNGFSNTYWGWGGEDDDLRIRVELQKMKIIRPPPLIARYTMVFHKRDSGNEINKDRMLLLGRTPQVWRTDGLNTCSYSTLSVERPPLYINVTVDIGKPLH, encoded by the exons ATGGGAGTCTGTCCTGCTGTGTCCAGGTACTTCCGGAGGTGGAAGTATATGATACTGTTGCTGCTCTCTGTCTCCGTTTTGGCTTGGATCGCCACTTTTGCCGGCGAAACAGTGAAAGCAATTCAGGATACCCATAGGTCAGCACAGACACTTGAGGATAACGCTGAGGTCCTGAGGGGGGGCATGCAATACTCATGGAAAACAGTGATGCAAGTCTTCTCCAATCCTCTCCCTGATACCCCACCACCAAAAGAAAGCTGTCCTGAGAAATCACCACTGCTTC ATGGAGCCCTGAAGCTGACGTTCAAGGACTCTTTAACGCTGAAGGAGGTGGAGAGTGAGAACAGTGGAGTGGCTGAGGGCCAATACCAGCCTCCAGACTGCCTCGCCCAGCAGAGTGTGGCCATCCTCATCCCTCACCGTAACCGGGAGAaacacctcctctacctcctgcaTCACCTGCACCCCTTTCTTCAGAGGCAGCAGCTGCACTACGGCATCTACGTCATCCACCAG GCTGGAGAGGTGACATTTAATCGTGCCAAGCTACTTAATGTGGGGTACTTGGAGGCACTCAAGGACTACGATTGGGATTGCTTTGTTTTTCATGACGTGGATTTGGTTCCAGAGAACGACTACAACCTATACAAGTGTGACCAACAGCCCAAACACTTAGTGGTCGGCAGGAACGCCACAGGATACAA ATTGCGATACAAAGGGTACTTTGGAGGGGTGACGGCCATGACGAAGGACCAGTTTCACAAAGTGAATGGCTTTTCAAACACTTACTGGGGATGGGGTGGGGAGGATGATGACCTTCGCATCAG GGTGGAACTCCAGAAAATGAAGATTATACGGCCACCCCCTCTTATAGCACGCTATACCATGGTATTTCATAAAAGAGATAGCGGCAACGAAATTAATAAAGACCG GATGCTCTTGTTAGGACGGACACCTCAAGTCTGGAGAACGGATGGCCTTAACACCTGCTCCTACAGTACTCTCTCAGTTGAGAGGCCACCTCTGTACATTAATGTCACAGTGGACATTGGCAAACCACTGCACTGA